A DNA window from Zingiber officinale cultivar Zhangliang chromosome 3A, Zo_v1.1, whole genome shotgun sequence contains the following coding sequences:
- the LOC122051111 gene encoding zinc finger CCCH domain-containing protein 13-like, whose translation MFGRKLYKTKLCLLFQRGRCPRQSCNFAHGEAELRRFGGSFSGRRDFRSADLRDKLDRRYSPHRRVSPSRVARVQHPFRYRKPISHDRGSSLSRSPIRRSDRRHRKKQRTDGGSDQSESFKASDDSEVRKKGGKDPSYNEKDDLEEQLKQLQLDIEMLDDHKYQLEGLLDEKINETHNLSTRIEDLESQLHKEQDDCKRISSKIKRFIKAHGRYIKAQEELKRSQTRLQKIGDQLFSDTLKLNAYEDDPSVNIISDGEHNVNGNSRKREMTFRSEKLQRSEGPAPLPETTIKKIEMMKAIQKRNKSSVEDYNHKHGRNASSILYLDKGKGSEVRHTLPLTGMAAHAVDELLEANEFDEKSEAAETTAINESDDAKHSTKTTHIPPPPTDQNAYKQYEGDDEEVDVEKVDSEMLDIDINSELDI comes from the exons ATGTTCGGGAGGAAGCTTTACAAGACGAAGCTCTGCTTACTGTTCCAGAGGGGTCGGTGCCCTCGACAGAGCTGCAACTTTGCCCATGGCGAGGCGGAGCTCCGTCGCTTCGGCGGATCTTTCAGTG GTCGACGTGATTTTCGAAGTGCGGACTTAAGAGATAAACTTGATAGAAGGTATTCACCTCATAGAAGGGTCTCTCCTAGCAGAGTTGCAAGGGTTCAACATCCTTTTCGCTATCGAAAGCCAATCTCCCATGACAGGG GTTCTAGTCTGTCAAGGTCACCCATTAGGAGAAG TGACAGAAGGCATAGAAAGAAGCAGCGTACAGATGGAGGAAGTGATCAGTCTGAAAGCTTTAAAGCTTCTGATGATTCGGAAGTGAGGAAAAAGGGTGGCAAGGATCCATCCTATAATGAGAAAGATGATCTTGAAGAGCAG TTAAAGCAACTTCAGTTGGATATTGAGATGCTTGATGATCACAAATACCAACTTGAG GGCTTGTTGGATGAGAAAATAAATGAAACACACAACCTTTCTACTCGAATAGAGGATCTTGAATCACAACTTCATAAAGAACAAGATGATTGCAAAAG GATCTCTTCGAAAATAAAAAGGTTCATCAAAGCTCATGGGCGTTACATAAAAGCACAAGAGGAGCTAAAACG GTCACAGACTCGTCTGCAAAAGATTGGAGATCAACTTTTTTCAGACACCTTAAAACTGAATGCTTATGAAGATGATCCAAGTGTTAATATTATTAGTGATGGGGAGCATAATGTTAATG GTAATTCAAGGAAGCGGGAGATGACTTTCAGATCTGAGAAATTACAAAGGTCTGAAGGACCTGCACCCCTGCCAGAAACTAccataaaaaaaattgagatgaTGAAAGCAATCCAAAAAAGAAACAAATCATCAGTAGAAGATTACAATCACAAACATGGAAGAAATGCTTCTAGCATTCTATATTTGGACAAG GGTAAGGGTTCCGAAGTGCGTCATACCTTGCCTTTGACTGGTATGGCTGCTCATGCTGTAGATGAACTGTTAGAAGCCAATGAGTTTGACGAGAAATCTGAAGCTGCAGAAACTACTGCAATCAATGAGAGTGATGATGCAAAGCATTCAACCAAGACTACTCACATACCTCCACCACCGACGGATCAAAATGCATACAAGCAG TACGAGGGTGATGATGAGGAAGTCGACGTCGAAAAGGTGGATTCGGAAATGTTGGACATAGACATCAATAGTGAGCTGGATATCTAG